A stretch of DNA from Bradyrhizobium algeriense:
GAATCACTGGCAAAACAGATCGCGCGGGAATTCGACCAGGGCCTCGCCGGTGGCGACCTTTTCGCCGGCCTGGTTCTTCACCACCACGTCGATCAAAACCCAGCGGGATTTTTCAGTCGTCTGCTTGGCCTTGATGATCCCCGTGGGCTGGATGGTATCGCCGGGCCGGACCGGCTTGACCCACCGCGTCTCCAACCGCCGGTGGACCGCGCCGGCGGGGCAGGCCCAATCGGTGAGCATTCGGGAGATCAGCCCGAAATTGTTCATGCCGTGCATGATGATGCCGCCGAAATTGGTCTTGCCGAAATTGCCCTTCATGTAGTCGTCATCGAGATGCAGCGGGTTGTAGTCGAGCGAAGCATCACAGAACAGGCGGATCGATTCGCGTGAGACCGCGAATTTCGGGCCGTCGATGACGTCGCCGGCGGAGAGATTGTCGAACGTAGCAGTCATTGATCGCTCCCCTCTCACATCGGCCGAATCGTCCAGCCTCGGCCGGAACAGATTACATCGCCCTTCTGGTTGAAGAACACGTTGTCGT
This window harbors:
- a CDS encoding MaoC family dehydratase; its protein translation is MTATFDNLSAGDVIDGPKFAVSRESIRLFCDASLDYNPLHLDDDYMKGNFGKTNFGGIIMHGMNNFGLISRMLTDWACPAGAVHRRLETRWVKPVRPGDTIQPTGIIKAKQTTEKSRWVLIDVVVKNQAGEKVATGEALVEFPRDLFCQ